In Bradyrhizobium erythrophlei, a single genomic region encodes these proteins:
- a CDS encoding substrate-binding domain-containing protein, with protein MLHIEIETVWRFQKEDSPQNVVVMLGVLNEIRKTGKLTSAARDAHLSYRHVWNLVEQWSQFFGVPLVETQRGKGSKLTPFGEKLVWAGERMQARLGPQLENLAQELATEIKPFLHQRPSVIRVHASHGFAVSKLRELLDREPGIGVDLRYISNQHSLVSLAQGACDLSGVHLPRGELRAKGIQACKEWLDPRQDRIVSFVTREMGLMVKRGNPLKIASLKDIVRTKARFVNRDHDSGTRLLFDQLLALHGIDEAKINGAQQIEFTHAAVAAYVASGMADVAFGVEAAARQFGLDFIRLLTEDYVFACKQTFLETEPMRRVLDIMKGREFQKAVAALPGYKATDTGTVYSVKDFLDRLEGSK; from the coding sequence GTGCTGCATATCGAGATCGAAACCGTCTGGCGATTTCAAAAGGAGGACAGCCCGCAGAATGTCGTCGTGATGCTGGGTGTGCTCAATGAAATCCGCAAAACCGGCAAGCTCACCAGCGCCGCGCGGGATGCGCATCTGTCCTATCGCCATGTCTGGAACCTGGTCGAGCAGTGGTCGCAGTTCTTCGGCGTGCCGCTGGTCGAAACCCAGCGCGGCAAGGGCTCGAAGCTCACGCCTTTCGGAGAGAAACTGGTCTGGGCCGGCGAACGGATGCAGGCCCGGCTCGGTCCGCAACTGGAAAATCTGGCGCAAGAACTCGCCACCGAGATCAAGCCGTTCCTGCATCAACGGCCATCCGTCATTCGCGTTCATGCCAGTCACGGTTTTGCGGTGTCGAAACTCCGCGAATTACTCGACCGCGAACCCGGCATCGGCGTCGACCTGCGTTATATCAGCAACCAGCATTCGCTGGTCTCGCTGGCCCAGGGCGCCTGCGACCTGTCCGGCGTGCATCTGCCGCGCGGCGAATTGCGCGCAAAAGGCATCCAGGCCTGCAAGGAATGGCTCGACCCGCGCCAGGACCGTATCGTCAGCTTCGTGACGCGCGAAATGGGGCTGATGGTCAAGCGGGGCAATCCGCTGAAGATTGCATCCCTCAAGGATATCGTCCGCACCAAGGCACGCTTCGTCAACCGCGACCATGACTCAGGCACCCGCCTGCTGTTCGATCAGCTGCTGGCGCTGCACGGGATCGACGAGGCGAAGATCAACGGCGCGCAACAAATCGAGTTCACGCATGCCGCCGTTGCCGCCTATGTCGCGAGCGGCATGGCGGACGTTGCCTTCGGCGTCGAAGCCGCGGCGCGTCAGTTCGGTCTCGACTTCATCCGCCTCCTCACGGAGGACTATGTCTTTGCCTGCAAGCAGACATTCCTGGAAACCGAACCGATGCGGCGGGTGCTCGACATCATGAAGGGCCGGGAATTTCAAAAGGCCGTCGCGGCGCTACCGGGATACAAGGCGACCGATACCGGCACGGTGTATTCCGTGAAGGATTTTCTCGATCGGCTTGAAGGGAGCAAGTAA
- a CDS encoding aldehyde dehydrogenase family protein — MSVAYDFTPETAAAEFLRKPHQLLIDGKRVPSSSGRTFKSLNPATEEVIATIAEGNEADVDRAVAAARRAFEGPWRTMRAAERGHLLLKWAELLKRHADEIVEIESLDGGKPVSATLRQDFPAAIDTLTYYAGWADKITGDVVPTRDDALTYTVREPVGVVAAIVPWNFPLMIGMWKLAPALACGCTIVMKPAELTSLSALRIGELALEAGIPPGVLNIVPGPGRVVGDALVNHPDVDKVTFTGSPGVGRGIMKGAAGNFKRVSLELGGKSANVIFDDANLEAAAKAAAAGIFFNAGQVCSAGSRVLVQEGAYDEVVERLAARAKSLRMGDLLDRNTSLGPVISEKQMKSILDYVDIGEREGASLVTGGERVGQRGYFISAAVFANVKHEMRISQEEIFGPVVSVIKFKDEADALRIANGTAYSLAAGVWSRDVVRAQRFAKRARAGTVWINTYGYTDVRLPWGGERDSGLGREHGTAAIQNFTEPKAVWVNLSA; from the coding sequence ATGTCCGTTGCATATGACTTTACCCCGGAAACGGCCGCAGCCGAATTCCTGCGCAAACCGCACCAGCTTCTGATCGACGGCAAGCGCGTGCCATCCTCCTCGGGGCGGACGTTCAAATCCCTCAATCCCGCGACCGAAGAGGTCATCGCCACGATTGCCGAGGGCAACGAAGCCGACGTGGATCGCGCAGTCGCCGCGGCGCGCCGCGCCTTCGAGGGACCGTGGCGGACGATGCGCGCCGCCGAGCGCGGCCATCTCCTGCTCAAATGGGCCGAGTTGCTCAAGCGCCACGCCGACGAAATCGTCGAGATCGAGAGTCTCGATGGCGGCAAGCCGGTCTCGGCGACGCTGCGTCAGGATTTTCCCGCCGCGATCGACACGCTGACTTATTATGCCGGCTGGGCCGACAAGATCACCGGCGACGTCGTTCCGACCCGCGACGATGCGCTCACCTATACGGTGCGCGAGCCGGTCGGCGTGGTGGCGGCGATCGTGCCGTGGAATTTCCCGCTGATGATCGGGATGTGGAAGCTGGCGCCGGCGCTGGCGTGTGGCTGCACCATCGTCATGAAGCCTGCCGAACTGACCTCGTTGTCGGCACTGCGGATCGGTGAGCTGGCGCTGGAAGCCGGCATTCCGCCCGGCGTGCTCAACATCGTGCCCGGCCCGGGCCGCGTCGTCGGCGACGCGCTGGTCAACCATCCCGATGTCGACAAGGTGACGTTCACGGGCTCGCCCGGCGTCGGCCGCGGCATCATGAAGGGCGCGGCCGGCAACTTCAAACGCGTCTCGCTCGAGCTCGGTGGAAAATCCGCCAACGTGATCTTCGACGACGCCAATCTCGAAGCTGCGGCCAAGGCGGCCGCTGCCGGCATTTTCTTCAATGCCGGCCAGGTGTGCTCGGCGGGCTCCCGCGTGCTGGTGCAGGAAGGAGCCTACGACGAAGTCGTCGAGCGCCTCGCGGCGCGCGCCAAGTCGCTTCGCATGGGCGATCTCCTCGACCGCAACACGTCGCTGGGGCCGGTGATCTCGGAAAAGCAGATGAAGTCGATCCTCGATTATGTCGATATCGGTGAGAGGGAAGGCGCCTCATTGGTGACCGGCGGCGAGCGGGTCGGCCAACGCGGCTATTTCATCAGCGCGGCCGTGTTTGCCAATGTGAAGCACGAGATGCGGATCTCGCAGGAGGAAATCTTCGGACCGGTCGTCAGCGTCATCAAGTTCAAGGACGAGGCTGATGCGCTGCGGATCGCCAACGGCACGGCTTATAGCCTTGCCGCCGGGGTCTGGAGCCGGGACGTGGTCCGCGCCCAGCGTTTTGCAAAACGCGCCCGCGCCGGCACCGTCTGGATCAACACCTATGGTTATACCGATGTGCGGTTGCCGTGGGGTGGCGAGCGCGACTCCGGCCTCGGCCGCGAACATGGAACGGCAGCGATCCAGAATTTCACCGAACCGAAGGCGGTCTGGGTGAACCTCAGCGCCTGA
- a CDS encoding HU family DNA-binding protein, with protein MAKMTKTQLIDAIAEATQVSKGEVKAVIEAMTAVGYKELNESGEFVIPGFAKLSVVNKPAKEARTGINPFTKEPMEFAAKPASKSVKASPLKVAKDSVLSPQD; from the coding sequence ATGGCCAAGATGACAAAGACTCAGTTGATTGACGCGATTGCAGAAGCAACGCAGGTTTCCAAAGGTGAAGTGAAGGCCGTCATCGAGGCGATGACGGCAGTTGGCTACAAGGAGCTGAACGAATCCGGCGAGTTCGTGATTCCGGGTTTTGCAAAGCTGTCGGTCGTCAACAAGCCGGCGAAAGAAGCCCGGACCGGCATCAATCCCTTTACCAAGGAGCCGATGGAATTTGCCGCCAAGCCCGCGAGCAAGTCGGTGAAGGCATCGCCATTGAAGGTGGCGAAGGATTCCGTGCTCAGTCCGCAGGACTGA